The Gallus gallus isolate bGalGal1 chromosome 28, bGalGal1.mat.broiler.GRCg7b, whole genome shotgun sequence genome has a segment encoding these proteins:
- the TMIGD2 gene encoding transmembrane and immunoglobulin domain-containing protein 2 isoform X4: MSREGAVGTAERTARGWGPHGAVGTASVWGCGGLGRSSPSSVQPQPCGWTSGRLSCGWVVGANASLPCQLVPARPWSVVRIAWLKDGGSGALCTTRLRPEAAAVPCATPYLQLAWSPPHANLSLRGAQEGHAGCYVCHVTVEVPYLATAAGNGTALHVGAGADGAHGAELPWKLGGAAGGSLLLVALISLCCWRRRRRADTPDVYVNIVSLRTPRNRSPQGAAAGGQRIQRGLDRAWEPPSPKG, encoded by the exons ATGAGCAGAGAAGGCGCTGTGGGGACAGCAGAGAGGACAGCGCGGGGATGGGGACCGCACGGAGCTGTGGGGACGGCGTCTGTGTGGGGATGTGGAGGTTTGGGGCGCTCATCCCCCTCCTCGGTG CAGCCGCAGCCCTGCGGGTGGACCAGCGGCCGGCTGAGCTGCGGGTGGGTGGTGGGCGCCAATGCGTCCCTGCCGTGCCAACTGGTGCCGGCGCGGCCGTGGTCCGTGGTCCGCATCGCGTGGCTGAAggatgggggcagtggggcgcTGTGCACCACCCGCCTGCGCCCCGAAGCCGCTGCCGTGCCCTGCGCCACCCCCTACCTGCAGCTCGCGTGGAGCCCACCCCACGCCAACCTCAGCCTCCGTGGGGCACAGGAGGGCCACGCGGGATGCTACGTCTGCCACGTCACCGTCGAGGTCCCCTACCTCGCCACGGCCGCCGGCAACGGCACAGCGCTCCACGTCGGCGCGG gagctgatggAGCGCACGGGGCAG AGCTGCCGTGGAAGCTGGGGGGGGCCGCGGGGGGCTCTCTGCTGCTCGTCGCGCTGatctccctctgctgctggcGCCGCAGGAGGAGGGCAG ACACCCCGGACGTCTACGTGAACATCGTATCCCTCCGGACCCCGAGGAACAGGAGcccccagggagcagctgctggaggacagCGCATACAAAGGGGGCTGGACCGAGCGTGGGAGCCCCCCAGCCCTAAGGggtga
- the TMIGD2 gene encoding transmembrane and immunoglobulin domain-containing protein 2 isoform X1: MSREGAVGTAERTARGWGPHGAVGTASVWGCGGLGRSSPSSVQPQPCGWTSGRLSCGWVVGANASLPCQLVPARPWSVVRIAWLKDGGSGALCTTRLRPEAAAVPCATPYLQLAWSPPHANLSLRGAQEGHAGCYVCHVTVEVPYLATAAGNGTALHVGAGADGAHGAGMCAPTAPHGPPPPAAGGDEAVAHPAVLAELPWKLGGAAGGSLLLVALISLCCWRRRRRADTPDVYVNIVSLRTPRNRSPQGAAAGGQRIQRGLDRAWEPPSPKG; encoded by the exons ATGAGCAGAGAAGGCGCTGTGGGGACAGCAGAGAGGACAGCGCGGGGATGGGGACCGCACGGAGCTGTGGGGACGGCGTCTGTGTGGGGATGTGGAGGTTTGGGGCGCTCATCCCCCTCCTCGGTG CAGCCGCAGCCCTGCGGGTGGACCAGCGGCCGGCTGAGCTGCGGGTGGGTGGTGGGCGCCAATGCGTCCCTGCCGTGCCAACTGGTGCCGGCGCGGCCGTGGTCCGTGGTCCGCATCGCGTGGCTGAAggatgggggcagtggggcgcTGTGCACCACCCGCCTGCGCCCCGAAGCCGCTGCCGTGCCCTGCGCCACCCCCTACCTGCAGCTCGCGTGGAGCCCACCCCACGCCAACCTCAGCCTCCGTGGGGCACAGGAGGGCCACGCGGGATGCTACGTCTGCCACGTCACCGTCGAGGTCCCCTACCTCGCCACGGCCGCCGGCAACGGCACAGCGCTCCACGTCGGCGCGG gagctgatggAGCGCACGGGGCAGGTATGTGCGCCCCCACGGCCCCCCAcggccccccaccccccgctgCCGGTGGCGATGAGGCGGTGGCCCATCCGGCTGTGCTTGCAGAGCTGCCGTGGAAGCTGGGGGGGGCCGCGGGGGGCTCTCTGCTGCTCGTCGCGCTGatctccctctgctgctggcGCCGCAGGAGGAGGGCAG ACACCCCGGACGTCTACGTGAACATCGTATCCCTCCGGACCCCGAGGAACAGGAGcccccagggagcagctgctggaggacagCGCATACAAAGGGGGCTGGACCGAGCGTGGGAGCCCCCCAGCCCTAAGGggtga
- the TMIGD2 gene encoding transmembrane and immunoglobulin domain-containing protein 2 isoform X2 produces MSREGAVGTAERTARGWGPHGAVGTASVWGCGGLGRSSPSSVPQPCGWTSGRLSCGWVVGANASLPCQLVPARPWSVVRIAWLKDGGSGALCTTRLRPEAAAVPCATPYLQLAWSPPHANLSLRGAQEGHAGCYVCHVTVEVPYLATAAGNGTALHVGAGADGAHGAGMCAPTAPHGPPPPAAGGDEAVAHPAVLAELPWKLGGAAGGSLLLVALISLCCWRRRRRADTPDVYVNIVSLRTPRNRSPQGAAAGGQRIQRGLDRAWEPPSPKG; encoded by the exons ATGAGCAGAGAAGGCGCTGTGGGGACAGCAGAGAGGACAGCGCGGGGATGGGGACCGCACGGAGCTGTGGGGACGGCGTCTGTGTGGGGATGTGGAGGTTTGGGGCGCTCATCCCCCTCCTCGGTG CCGCAGCCCTGCGGGTGGACCAGCGGCCGGCTGAGCTGCGGGTGGGTGGTGGGCGCCAATGCGTCCCTGCCGTGCCAACTGGTGCCGGCGCGGCCGTGGTCCGTGGTCCGCATCGCGTGGCTGAAggatgggggcagtggggcgcTGTGCACCACCCGCCTGCGCCCCGAAGCCGCTGCCGTGCCCTGCGCCACCCCCTACCTGCAGCTCGCGTGGAGCCCACCCCACGCCAACCTCAGCCTCCGTGGGGCACAGGAGGGCCACGCGGGATGCTACGTCTGCCACGTCACCGTCGAGGTCCCCTACCTCGCCACGGCCGCCGGCAACGGCACAGCGCTCCACGTCGGCGCGG gagctgatggAGCGCACGGGGCAGGTATGTGCGCCCCCACGGCCCCCCAcggccccccaccccccgctgCCGGTGGCGATGAGGCGGTGGCCCATCCGGCTGTGCTTGCAGAGCTGCCGTGGAAGCTGGGGGGGGCCGCGGGGGGCTCTCTGCTGCTCGTCGCGCTGatctccctctgctgctggcGCCGCAGGAGGAGGGCAG ACACCCCGGACGTCTACGTGAACATCGTATCCCTCCGGACCCCGAGGAACAGGAGcccccagggagcagctgctggaggacagCGCATACAAAGGGGGCTGGACCGAGCGTGGGAGCCCCCCAGCCCTAAGGggtga
- the TMIGD2 gene encoding transmembrane and immunoglobulin domain-containing protein 2 isoform X5: MSREGAVGTAERTARGWGPHGAVGTASVWGCGGLGRSSPSSVPQPCGWTSGRLSCGWVVGANASLPCQLVPARPWSVVRIAWLKDGGSGALCTTRLRPEAAAVPCATPYLQLAWSPPHANLSLRGAQEGHAGCYVCHVTVEVPYLATAAGNGTALHVGAGADGAHGAELPWKLGGAAGGSLLLVALISLCCWRRRRRADTPDVYVNIVSLRTPRNRSPQGAAAGGQRIQRGLDRAWEPPSPKG; this comes from the exons ATGAGCAGAGAAGGCGCTGTGGGGACAGCAGAGAGGACAGCGCGGGGATGGGGACCGCACGGAGCTGTGGGGACGGCGTCTGTGTGGGGATGTGGAGGTTTGGGGCGCTCATCCCCCTCCTCGGTG CCGCAGCCCTGCGGGTGGACCAGCGGCCGGCTGAGCTGCGGGTGGGTGGTGGGCGCCAATGCGTCCCTGCCGTGCCAACTGGTGCCGGCGCGGCCGTGGTCCGTGGTCCGCATCGCGTGGCTGAAggatgggggcagtggggcgcTGTGCACCACCCGCCTGCGCCCCGAAGCCGCTGCCGTGCCCTGCGCCACCCCCTACCTGCAGCTCGCGTGGAGCCCACCCCACGCCAACCTCAGCCTCCGTGGGGCACAGGAGGGCCACGCGGGATGCTACGTCTGCCACGTCACCGTCGAGGTCCCCTACCTCGCCACGGCCGCCGGCAACGGCACAGCGCTCCACGTCGGCGCGG gagctgatggAGCGCACGGGGCAG AGCTGCCGTGGAAGCTGGGGGGGGCCGCGGGGGGCTCTCTGCTGCTCGTCGCGCTGatctccctctgctgctggcGCCGCAGGAGGAGGGCAG ACACCCCGGACGTCTACGTGAACATCGTATCCCTCCGGACCCCGAGGAACAGGAGcccccagggagcagctgctggaggacagCGCATACAAAGGGGGCTGGACCGAGCGTGGGAGCCCCCCAGCCCTAAGGggtga
- the TMIGD2 gene encoding transmembrane and immunoglobulin domain-containing protein 2 isoform X3, producing the protein MCHISTALSPSRHSAPQTPPIGQLCRRLTSHCSSIPPAQSGDSRGDGAVGWRHSRGGEPQPCGWTSGRLSCGWVVGANASLPCQLVPARPWSVVRIAWLKDGGSGALCTTRLRPEAAAVPCATPYLQLAWSPPHANLSLRGAQEGHAGCYVCHVTVEVPYLATAAGNGTALHVGAGADGAHGAELPWKLGGAAGGSLLLVALISLCCWRRRRRADTPDVYVNIVSLRTPRNRSPQGAAAGGQRIQRGLDRAWEPPSPKG; encoded by the exons ATGTGCCATATATCCACGGCTCTGAGCCCCTCCAGGCACAGcgccccccaaaccccccccatcGGGCAGCTGTGCCGACGCCTCACCTCTCACTGCTCCTCCATCCCACCCGCGCAGAGCGGGGACAGCCGTGGGGACGGTGCTGTGGGGTGGCGGCACAGCAGAGGCGGTGAG CCGCAGCCCTGCGGGTGGACCAGCGGCCGGCTGAGCTGCGGGTGGGTGGTGGGCGCCAATGCGTCCCTGCCGTGCCAACTGGTGCCGGCGCGGCCGTGGTCCGTGGTCCGCATCGCGTGGCTGAAggatgggggcagtggggcgcTGTGCACCACCCGCCTGCGCCCCGAAGCCGCTGCCGTGCCCTGCGCCACCCCCTACCTGCAGCTCGCGTGGAGCCCACCCCACGCCAACCTCAGCCTCCGTGGGGCACAGGAGGGCCACGCGGGATGCTACGTCTGCCACGTCACCGTCGAGGTCCCCTACCTCGCCACGGCCGCCGGCAACGGCACAGCGCTCCACGTCGGCGCGG gagctgatggAGCGCACGGGGCAG AGCTGCCGTGGAAGCTGGGGGGGGCCGCGGGGGGCTCTCTGCTGCTCGTCGCGCTGatctccctctgctgctggcGCCGCAGGAGGAGGGCAG ACACCCCGGACGTCTACGTGAACATCGTATCCCTCCGGACCCCGAGGAACAGGAGcccccagggagcagctgctggaggacagCGCATACAAAGGGGGCTGGACCGAGCGTGGGAGCCCCCCAGCCCTAAGGggtga
- the SHD gene encoding SH2 domain-containing adapter protein D isoform X1: MAKWLREYLGRGARRSPPRPPQPDYSGGERRPPGTGSGTASPRHRLVRVGGPGRLEQGPNESEYSEPFEQNAAPEGSNEDPREAAGRPRHGGGQRVRGQRDPRLYDTPCEEWEKVGEGAGGGAARESRLPRDDERPADEYDQPWEWKKDHISRAFAVQFESPERSPSLSRQPPRPPRPPPGTRPLCPPSPGHVDTSLPLEKQAWYHGPIGRAGAETLLALCREGSFLVRDCETSPDDYSLSLRSSHGFVHVKLTRTRERHFVLGRAGAAFPSVPDAVRHYTARALPVRGARHLSLLYPVAAQPP; encoded by the exons ATGGCCAAATGGCTGCGGGAATACCTGGGCCGGGGGGCACGGCgctcccccccccgcccgccaCAACCCGACTACAGCGGCGGTGAGCGCCGCCCCCCCGGAACCGGCTCCGGGACCGCCTCCCCCCGGCACCGGCTGGTGAGGGTGGGGGGTCCGGGTCGGTTGGagcag GGCCCCAACGAGAGCGAATACTCGGAGCCCTTTGAGCAGAACGCGGCGCCCGAGGGCAGCAATGAGGACCCCCGCGAGGCCGCAG GGCGCCCACGGCACGGCGGGGGGCAGCGGGTGAGGGGGCAGAGGGACCCCCGGCTCTACGACACCCCCTGCGAGGAATGGGAGAAGGTGGGGGAGGGCGCGGGGGGGGGCGCAGCCCGTGAGAGCCGCCTGCCCCGCGACGACGAGCGCCCGGCCGATGAGTACGACCAACCCTGGGAGTGGAAGAAGGACCACATCTCCAGGGCCTTCGCAG tgcagTTTGAGAGCCCCGAACGCTCTCCCAGTCTGTCCCGGCAGCCGccgcgccccccccgcccccccccgggcACGAGGCCACTCTGCCCGCCCAGCCCGGGGCACGTGGACACCTCGCTGCCCCTGGAGAAGCAAGC GTGGTACCACGGCCCCATTGGGCGCGCGGGCGCCGAGACGCTGCTGGCGCTGTGCCGTGAGGGCAGCTTCCTGGTGCGGGACTGCGAGACCAGCCCCGACGACTACTCACTGTCGCTCAG GAGCAGCCACGGCTTCGTGCACGTGAAGCTGACGCGGACGCGGGAGCGGCACTTCGTGTTGGGGCGCGCGGGGGCCGCCTTCCCCTCCGTGCCCGACGCTGTGCGGCACTACACGGCGCGAGCGCTGCCCGTCCGCGGCGCCCGGCACCTCTCCCTGCTCTACCCCGTGGCTGCGCAGCCCCcctga
- the CCDC94 gene encoding splicing factor YJU2 translates to MSERKVLNKYYPPDFDPAKIPKLKLPKDRQYVVRLMAPFNMRCKTCGEYIYKGKKFNARKETVQNEVYLGLPIFRFYIKCTRCLAEITFKTDPENTDYTMEHGATRNFQAEKLLEEEEKRMQKEREEEELNNPMKVLENRTKDSKLEMEVLENLQELKELNQRQANVDFEAMLQQYKEYEEERKRREQEEDEQEMKAMLEQAQNRRLLPDSDSDEEPSKPRSEPAVKARPTDILQEDPQPQSKKLKTESWERSVGKWNSKSQLAALVTARKQKLSATQVNGAEKRGTATGTGSLPSTVSTTSSLSLLGAYTDSESD, encoded by the exons ATGTCGGAACGGAAAGTGTTGAAC aaaTATTACCCGCCGGACTTCGATCCCGCGAAGATCCCGAAGCTCAAACTCCCGAAGGACCGTCAGTATGTGGTGCGGCTCATGGCCCCGTTCAACATGCG CTGTAAGACGTGCGGTGAATACATCTATAAGGGGAAGAAGTTTAACGCCCGGAAGGAGACGGTTCAGAACGAGGTGTATTTGGGCCTCCCCATATTCCGCTTCTACATCAAGTGCACGCGGTGCCTGGCAGAGATCACCTTCAAG ACAGATCCTGAGAACACAGACTACACCATGGAGCACGGAGCCACTCGTAACTTCCAAGCTGAGAAGCTcttggaggaagaggagaaaaggatgcagaaggagagggaagaggaagagctgaACAATCCCATGAAG GTCCTGGAGAACCGAACCAAGGACTCCAAACTGGAGATGGAAGTTCTGGAGAACCTACAGGAGCTGAAGGAGCTCAACCAGCGCCAGGCAAACGTTGACTTTGAGGCCATGCTGCAGCAGTACAAGGAATACGAGGAGGAGCGGAAGcgcagggagcaggaggaggatgagCAGGAGATGAA AGCCATGCTGGAGCAGGCCCAGAACCGCCGGCTGCTGCCGGACTCCGACTCTGACGAAGAGCCTTCAAAACCCCGAAGCGAACCCGCGGTGAAAGCAAGGCCTACGGACATCCTGCAGGAG GACCCTCAGCCCCAGAGCAAGAAGCTGAAGACTGAAAGCTGGGAGCGGAGCGTGGGCAAATGGAACAGCAAGTCACAGCTGGCTGCGCTGGTGACAGCCAGGAAGCAGAAGCTGAGCGCCACCCAGGTTAACGGGGCAGAGAAGCGCGGCACCGCAACCGGCACCG GTtccctgcccagcactgtgAGCACCACGTCGTCCCTCAGCTTGTTGGGAGCCTACACAGACAGCGAGAGTGACTGA